The proteins below are encoded in one region of Caulobacter henricii:
- a CDS encoding L,D-transpeptidase family protein — MQAQPQASSLPALRPVPGTPQQPLAFPTSPYAVALRSDQIELLGRILAEAPTHGFESTAYVPDQALALLASRDVAARQAGQTQLIALTLAYARSVRSGRLPLASFPYDWGLRPTPYDPGPDFVQAVAQDRLAAWLDTLPPPYTGYQTLRRGLVTYRDIAARGGWALLPAGPELKLGSTDPRVIALEARLAAEDTTVAVDGVALFDEALTQALMRAQKRFGLNPNGVLDKKTLDALNTPVERRLDQIVANMERWRWLPQVLPADRIQVNIAAAVLSVFHHDVPTLTMRAVTGRPGDETPMLSSSIHSLVLNPPWNVPSSIASRELWPKERANPGYLARNDFIVIPLEGGGSRLQQKAGPKAALGLIKFDFANPYGVYLHDTPSRARFASFSRLASHGCVRVEKPVDLARAVLEGSPVWTPQLVDETIASGKTVRVPLPQQMAVYLLYWTAYVTPDGQVNFRDDPYGWDRLLVQRIAAALSGSA, encoded by the coding sequence GTGCAGGCCCAGCCTCAAGCGTCGTCTCTACCGGCCCTGCGTCCGGTGCCGGGGACGCCGCAGCAGCCGCTGGCCTTTCCCACCAGTCCCTATGCTGTGGCCTTGCGCAGCGATCAGATCGAGCTGCTCGGCCGGATCCTGGCCGAGGCTCCGACTCATGGATTCGAGTCGACGGCCTATGTCCCGGACCAGGCCCTCGCCCTGCTGGCGTCGCGCGATGTTGCGGCCCGGCAGGCGGGGCAGACCCAGCTGATCGCCCTGACCCTGGCCTATGCCCGGTCCGTTCGCTCGGGCCGCTTGCCGCTGGCCAGTTTTCCCTATGACTGGGGCCTGCGGCCAACCCCCTATGACCCGGGTCCCGACTTTGTGCAGGCTGTCGCCCAGGACCGCCTGGCGGCCTGGCTGGACACCCTGCCACCGCCCTATACCGGCTATCAGACCCTGCGCCGGGGCCTGGTAACCTATCGCGATATCGCGGCGCGGGGCGGCTGGGCCCTTTTGCCGGCGGGCCCGGAGCTCAAGCTGGGGTCCACCGATCCCCGGGTCATCGCCCTCGAGGCGCGCCTCGCTGCAGAGGACACCACGGTTGCCGTCGATGGTGTCGCCCTGTTCGACGAGGCCCTGACCCAGGCCCTGATGCGGGCCCAGAAACGCTTTGGCCTCAATCCCAACGGCGTACTCGACAAGAAGACGCTCGACGCCCTCAATACCCCGGTCGAGCGGCGTCTGGACCAGATCGTCGCCAATATGGAACGCTGGCGGTGGCTGCCCCAGGTGCTGCCGGCCGACCGCATCCAGGTCAATATCGCCGCTGCGGTCCTGTCGGTCTTCCACCATGATGTTCCGACCCTGACCATGCGGGCCGTGACCGGCCGTCCGGGGGACGAGACCCCGATGCTGTCGTCCAGCATCCACAGCCTCGTCCTGAACCCGCCCTGGAACGTGCCGTCCTCGATCGCCTCGCGGGAGCTCTGGCCCAAGGAGCGGGCCAATCCGGGCTATCTGGCCCGCAATGATTTCATCGTCATCCCGCTGGAAGGCGGGGGCTCGCGTCTGCAGCAGAAGGCGGGACCCAAGGCGGCGCTCGGGCTGATCAAGTTCGATTTCGCCAATCCCTATGGCGTCTATCTGCATGACACGCCCAGCCGCGCGCGGTTCGCCAGCTTCAGCCGGCTGGCCAGCCATGGCTGCGTGCGGGTGGAAAAGCCCGTCGACCTGGCCCGGGCCGTGCTGGAGGGTAGCCCTGTCTGGACGCCGCAGCTGGTGGACGAGACCATCGCCAGCGGCAAGACCGTGCGGGTTCCGCTCCCGCAGCAGATGGCCGTCTATCTCCTGTACTGGACGGCCTATGTGACCCCGGACGGCCAGGTCAATTTCCGCGACGACCCCTATGGCTGGGACCGCCTGCTGGTGCAGCGGATCGCCGCAGCCCTGAGCGGCTCAGCTTGA
- a CDS encoding DUF882 domain-containing protein, whose product MIARRRLFQLGLSALGAVSVAPSAQAQEDIIGALLEANSPRPAVLRPPVDAAPRQIALHNLHTEEKLQAVYWENGTYVPDALEALNRVLRDHRTGEVAPMNVQLFDLLTDLHRKTETTAAFQVISGYRSPTSNRLLSERSGEVAKRSLHMDGKAMDIYLEDVALEHLRAAALDLQRGGVGYYPDSKFVHVDVGPVRRWQGS is encoded by the coding sequence ATGATCGCACGGCGGAGGCTGTTTCAGCTGGGCTTGAGCGCCCTGGGGGCCGTTTCGGTGGCCCCTTCGGCCCAGGCGCAGGAAGACATCATCGGTGCCCTGCTCGAGGCGAATTCTCCTCGGCCCGCGGTGCTCCGTCCGCCCGTTGACGCTGCGCCGCGGCAGATCGCTCTGCACAACTTGCACACTGAGGAAAAGCTCCAGGCGGTCTACTGGGAGAACGGGACCTATGTGCCCGACGCTCTCGAGGCTCTGAACCGGGTGCTTCGCGACCATCGCACCGGCGAGGTGGCCCCGATGAACGTGCAGCTGTTCGACCTGCTGACCGATCTGCATCGCAAGACAGAGACGACGGCCGCCTTCCAGGTGATTTCCGGTTATCGTTCGCCGACCAGCAACCGCCTGCTGTCGGAGCGCAGTGGCGAGGTCGCCAAGCGCAGCCTGCACATGGACGGCAAGGCCATGGACATCTATCTGGAAGATGTCGCCCTGGAGCATCTGCGCGCCGCCGCACTCGATCTCCAACGTGGTGGCGTCGGTTATTATCCCGACAGCAAGTTCGTGCACGTCGATGTCGGGCCGGTCCGGCGCTGGCAGGGAAGTTGA
- a CDS encoding substrate-binding domain-containing protein — protein sequence MNKLLGATAALAMLAAADSAYAARDYVWAAGSSTVFPFSTRVAENYAKKTGKKSPKVESLGTGGGIKMFCGGMGEKYPDIANASRPMKKSEFQACQKAGVKDIVELKIGFDGIVVAMDKKTPDFNFKLEHLYLGLADQTLRGGQLGKNSFKTWNEVNSGLPKTRILAYGPPPTSGTRDAWVELAIENGASKLPPLAKLKDSDEKAFKAKVSPMRGDGAWIDAGENDNAVVGTIQKTPNALGVFGYSFLEQNANTIKAASINGVKPTVATIANGTYPISRSLFIYVKKSQIGVTPGLKEFVNEFTSDAATGRGGYLQSRGLIPLPPQQHDANKAKAKTLPVMAAPKS from the coding sequence ATGAACAAGCTTCTGGGAGCCACCGCCGCCCTTGCGATGCTGGCCGCCGCCGATTCCGCCTATGCCGCGCGCGACTATGTCTGGGCCGCTGGGTCCTCGACAGTTTTCCCGTTCTCGACCCGCGTGGCCGAGAACTACGCAAAGAAGACCGGCAAGAAGTCGCCCAAGGTCGAAAGCCTGGGCACCGGCGGCGGCATCAAGATGTTCTGCGGCGGCATGGGCGAGAAGTATCCCGACATCGCCAATGCCTCGCGTCCGATGAAGAAGTCCGAGTTTCAGGCCTGCCAGAAGGCGGGCGTCAAGGACATCGTCGAGCTGAAGATCGGCTTCGACGGCATCGTCGTGGCGATGGACAAGAAGACCCCGGACTTCAATTTCAAGCTGGAGCATCTCTATCTGGGCTTGGCCGACCAGACCCTGCGCGGCGGACAGTTGGGCAAGAACAGCTTCAAGACCTGGAACGAGGTCAATTCGGGCCTGCCCAAGACCCGGATCCTGGCCTATGGCCCGCCGCCCACCTCCGGCACCCGCGATGCCTGGGTTGAACTGGCCATCGAGAACGGCGCTAGCAAGCTGCCGCCCCTGGCCAAGCTGAAGGACAGCGACGAAAAGGCTTTCAAGGCCAAGGTTTCACCGATGCGCGGCGATGGGGCCTGGATCGATGCCGGCGAGAACGACAATGCCGTCGTCGGTACCATCCAGAAGACCCCCAACGCCCTGGGCGTGTTCGGCTATTCGTTCCTCGAGCAGAACGCCAACACCATCAAGGCCGCCAGCATCAACGGCGTAAAGCCGACGGTGGCGACGATCGCCAACGGCACCTACCCGATCTCGCGCTCGCTCTTCATCTATGTGAAAAAGAGCCAGATCGGCGTGACCCCGGGCCTCAAGGAGTTCGTCAACGAATTCACCTCGGACGCGGCCACGGGCCGGGGCGGCTATCTGCAATCGCGGGGCCTGATCCCTCTGCCCCCCCAGCAGCATGACGCCAACAAGGCCAAGGCCAAGACCCTGCCGGTCATGGCGGCCCCGAAGTCCTGA
- the arsC gene encoding arsenate reductase (glutaredoxin) (This arsenate reductase requires both glutathione and glutaredoxin to convert arsenate to arsenite, after which the efflux transporter formed by ArsA and ArsB can extrude the arsenite from the cell, providing resistance.), with amino-acid sequence MSNADFPVVIFHNPACGTSRNVVAMVEAAGYTPSVIAYLQAGWTHEQLKDLAREAGVTLRDLMREKGSPAAELGLLEAGATEAQILDAMVEHPILVNRPIVVTPKGVALCRPSERVYALLDKAPETFTKEDGEVVTRE; translated from the coding sequence ATGAGCAATGCTGACTTCCCCGTGGTGATCTTCCACAACCCCGCCTGCGGCACCTCGCGCAACGTGGTGGCGATGGTCGAAGCCGCCGGCTACACGCCGTCGGTGATCGCCTATCTTCAGGCCGGCTGGACCCACGAACAGCTGAAGGACCTGGCGCGCGAAGCCGGTGTCACCCTGCGCGACCTGATGCGTGAAAAGGGGTCGCCCGCCGCAGAGCTGGGCCTGCTGGAGGCCGGCGCGACGGAGGCCCAGATCCTCGACGCCATGGTCGAGCACCCGATCCTGGTCAATCGCCCGATCGTCGTGACACCCAAGGGCGTGGCTCTCTGCCGACCCTCCGAACGGGTCTACGCGCTGCTGGACAAGGCCCCCGAGACCTTCACCAAGGAAGACGGTGAAGTGGTGACGCGCGAATAG
- a CDS encoding aquaporin produces MAFSLTRRLAAEALGTALLLAVVVGSGIMGQRLSGGNDAIALLGNTLATGAALIVLITVLAPISGAHFNPVVTLVMAARREISARDTGLYIGTQLLGALLGVWMAHLMFETPILQVSTRLRDGPAQVFSEAVATFGLLATILGVSRFSPQVVPAAVGLYITAAYWFTASTAFANPAVTLARSLTDSFAGIAPTSIPGFLLGQALGAAAAGLVFSWLLKENSVQ; encoded by the coding sequence ATGGCCTTCTCCCTGACCCGCCGCCTCGCCGCAGAGGCCCTGGGAACGGCGCTGCTGCTCGCCGTCGTGGTCGGCTCCGGCATCATGGGCCAGCGTCTCTCCGGTGGAAATGACGCGATCGCCCTGCTGGGCAACACACTGGCGACCGGCGCGGCCCTGATCGTGCTGATCACGGTTCTCGCGCCGATCAGCGGTGCGCATTTCAACCCGGTCGTGACCCTGGTCATGGCCGCGCGACGCGAGATCTCGGCGCGCGATACCGGTCTCTATATCGGCACCCAGCTTCTGGGTGCCCTGCTTGGGGTCTGGATGGCCCATCTGATGTTCGAGACGCCTATCCTGCAGGTCTCGACCAGGCTGCGCGACGGCCCGGCCCAGGTGTTTTCGGAAGCCGTGGCGACCTTTGGCCTGCTGGCGACCATACTGGGCGTCTCGCGCTTCAGCCCCCAGGTCGTCCCCGCGGCCGTCGGCCTCTACATTACCGCCGCCTACTGGTTCACCGCCTCAACCGCCTTCGCCAATCCGGCCGTCACCCTGGCCCGCAGTCTGACCGACAGCTTCGCCGGCATAGCCCCGACCTCGATCCCGGGCTTTCTGCTCGGACAGGCCCTGGGCGCTGCGGCGGCCGGGCTTGTCTTCTCCTGGCTCCTGAAAGAAAACTCCGTACAATGA
- a CDS encoding ArsR/SmtB family transcription factor: protein MEMNSAVASLSALAHGGRLSAFRMLVQAGAAGLAAGEIARRLDMLPNTLSSHLSILDHAGLIHARREGRSIIYTADYGAMQGLLGFLMEDCCGGSPEICAPLSDILARATACDGTCLTELETA, encoded by the coding sequence ATGGAAATGAACAGCGCCGTTGCAAGTCTTTCAGCCCTCGCCCATGGCGGACGGCTGTCGGCCTTTCGCATGCTGGTCCAGGCCGGGGCCGCCGGCCTTGCTGCCGGTGAGATCGCCCGTCGCCTGGACATGCTGCCCAACACCCTGTCTAGCCATTTGTCGATCCTCGATCATGCCGGCCTGATCCACGCCCGGCGTGAAGGCCGCTCAATCATCTACACCGCCGACTATGGTGCCATGCAGGGGCTGCTGGGCTTTCTGATGGAAGACTGCTGTGGCGGCTCGCCCGAGATCTGCGCCCCGCTGAGCGACATTCTCGCCCGGGCCACGGCCTGCGATGGAACCTGCCTGACCGAACTGGAGACCGCATGA
- the arsH gene encoding arsenical resistance protein ArsH translates to MTDFPALDPRYLAQADGAALAPAGPEHPPRILLLYGSLRERSFSRLLVEEAARILQRLGAETRIFDPRDLPAPDSVDASHPKVQELRALSLWSEGQVWCSPERHGAITGVIKSQIDWIPLEMGSVRPTQGRTLAVMQVSGGSQSFNAVNTLRLLGRWMRMITIPNQSSVAMAWREFDDNDRMKPSSYYDRVVDVMEELVKFTLLTRGHADHLVDRYSERKARGDAAPPNAPSAAVAGGA, encoded by the coding sequence ATGACTGATTTCCCCGCCCTGGATCCCCGCTATCTGGCCCAGGCCGATGGTGCCGCCCTGGCCCCGGCCGGACCGGAACATCCGCCGCGGATCCTGTTGCTCTATGGATCGCTGCGGGAGCGCTCGTTCAGTCGGTTGCTTGTCGAGGAAGCCGCCCGCATCCTGCAACGCCTGGGGGCCGAGACCCGGATCTTCGACCCGCGCGACCTGCCGGCACCAGACTCGGTCGATGCCAGCCATCCCAAGGTGCAGGAATTGCGCGCCCTGTCGCTCTGGTCCGAGGGCCAGGTCTGGTGCAGTCCCGAGCGCCACGGGGCCATTACCGGCGTGATCAAGAGCCAGATCGACTGGATTCCGCTGGAGATGGGCAGTGTGCGCCCGACCCAGGGGCGAACCCTGGCTGTCATGCAGGTCAGCGGCGGGTCTCAATCCTTCAATGCGGTCAACACCCTGCGTCTGCTGGGCCGGTGGATGCGGATGATCACCATTCCGAACCAGTCGTCCGTGGCTATGGCCTGGAGGGAGTTTGACGATAACGACCGGATGAAGCCCTCATCCTATTATGACCGCGTGGTCGATGTGATGGAGGAACTGGTCAAGTTCACCCTGCTGACCCGTGGCCATGCCGACCATCTGGTCGATCGCTATAGCGAACGGAAGGCCCGGGGTGACGCCGCACCTCCGAACGCGCCGTCGGCGGCCGTAGCGGGTGGGGCCTGA
- a CDS encoding NTP transferase domain-containing protein, with amino-acid sequence MAHPTKAIILSAGQGKRLSPLTDTRPKCLVELSGRTVLHWQLRHLGQAGITEVVVVTGFAADTVEREIAGLDLPGMTVRTLFNPFFGLTDNLATCWLARHEMVGDFLLLNGDTLFEPAIAERLISAPPARITVTIDRKAGYDADDMKVATDGLSLRAIGKTIETFDAESIGFLRFDPEGATLFTGIVEAALRTPEGLKRWYLSVINQIAQDHDVVRVQSIQGLDWAEMDFPEDLPRNRELAASWVAERVEA; translated from the coding sequence GTGGCGCATCCGACCAAAGCCATCATCCTGAGCGCAGGCCAGGGCAAGCGCCTGTCGCCCCTGACCGACACCCGGCCCAAATGCCTGGTCGAGCTCTCGGGCCGCACTGTCCTGCACTGGCAGCTGCGCCATCTGGGCCAGGCCGGCATCACCGAGGTTGTGGTGGTGACGGGCTTTGCCGCTGACACGGTCGAGCGCGAGATTGCCGGACTGGATCTGCCCGGCATGACCGTGCGGACCCTGTTCAATCCCTTCTTCGGCCTGACCGACAACCTGGCCACCTGCTGGCTGGCCCGGCATGAAATGGTCGGCGATTTCCTGCTGCTCAACGGCGACACCCTGTTCGAGCCGGCCATCGCCGAGCGACTGATCTCGGCCCCGCCGGCCCGGATCACGGTCACCATCGACCGCAAGGCCGGCTACGATGCCGACGACATGAAGGTGGCGACCGACGGCCTGTCCCTGCGGGCCATCGGCAAGACCATCGAAACCTTTGATGCCGAGTCGATCGGTTTCCTGCGCTTCGATCCCGAGGGCGCGACCCTGTTCACCGGCATTGTCGAAGCCGCTCTGCGGACGCCCGAAGGCCTTAAGCGCTGGTATCTCAGCGTGATCAACCAGATCGCCCAGGACCATGACGTGGTGCGCGTGCAGTCGATCCAGGGGCTGGATTGGGCCGAGATGGACTTCCCCGAAGACCTGCCGCGGAATCGCGAGCTCGCGGCCTCGTGGGTGGCAGAGCGGGTGGAGGCCTAG
- a CDS encoding nuclear transport factor 2 family protein, whose protein sequence is MTDLPQLHPAAARSLAAWHDMVAKGDLGDLRSIVHPDATFRSPVAFKPYKSADAVVLALSTVLTVFTDFAYHRQATTEDGMNVVLEFSARVGDKAVKGIDFVRFDEDGRIVDFEVMMRPLNGVQALAEEMGKRLGGIIPAYK, encoded by the coding sequence ATGACTGACCTGCCCCAACTGCACCCTGCCGCCGCCAGAAGTCTGGCGGCCTGGCATGACATGGTCGCCAAGGGCGACCTAGGCGACCTGAGATCCATCGTCCATCCCGACGCGACCTTCCGCTCGCCGGTGGCTTTCAAGCCCTACAAGAGCGCCGACGCTGTGGTCCTGGCGCTGAGCACCGTGCTGACCGTGTTCACCGACTTCGCCTATCACCGGCAGGCCACGACCGAGGACGGGATGAACGTCGTGCTCGAGTTCAGCGCCAGGGTCGGTGACAAGGCGGTCAAGGGGATCGACTTCGTCCGCTTCGACGAAGACGGCCGGATCGTGGATTTCGAGGTCATGATGCGGCCGCTAAACGGCGTTCAGGCCCTAGCCGAGGAGATGGGCAAGCGCCTGGGCGGGATCATTCCGGCCTACAAATAG
- a CDS encoding nucleotidyltransferase family protein: MSASEGIFQALVLAGSRGGTDPVAAYAGVSHKGLIVLGGETLLTRVIRALDQAGATRIGVSTSDIAVVEALADLAKSSPLPAAGGPSQSVHDAASLMGTPLLVTTVDHALLQAEWITEFLAKAPADADIAVLMAPEAVVRAAAPETKRTYWRFRDGGYSGCNLFLLKTETALNAVAFWRKAEALRKQPWKIAALLGPVMLVRYLLGLMTIDETLERLGRAAGVKAAIVRSSYGLAAVDVDKPSDLDLVRTIIER; the protein is encoded by the coding sequence TTGAGCGCTTCCGAAGGGATCTTTCAGGCCCTGGTTCTGGCCGGTTCGCGCGGCGGGACCGATCCGGTCGCCGCCTATGCCGGGGTCAGTCACAAGGGCCTGATCGTGCTGGGCGGCGAGACCCTTCTGACGCGGGTAATCCGGGCTCTGGATCAGGCCGGCGCAACGCGGATCGGGGTATCGACCTCCGACATCGCCGTGGTCGAAGCCCTGGCCGACCTTGCCAAGTCCTCTCCCCTGCCCGCCGCCGGCGGTCCCAGCCAGAGCGTCCATGACGCCGCCAGCCTGATGGGCACGCCGCTGCTGGTGACAACCGTCGACCATGCCCTGCTGCAGGCCGAATGGATCACCGAGTTCCTGGCCAAGGCCCCGGCCGACGCAGACATCGCTGTCCTGATGGCACCGGAAGCGGTCGTCCGCGCGGCCGCGCCGGAGACCAAGCGCACCTACTGGCGGTTCAGGGACGGCGGCTATTCCGGCTGCAATCTCTTCCTGCTGAAGACCGAGACTGCCCTGAACGCCGTGGCCTTCTGGCGCAAGGCCGAGGCCCTCCGCAAGCAACCCTGGAAGATCGCCGCCCTGCTCGGCCCGGTCATGCTGGTCCGCTACCTTTTGGGCCTGATGACCATCGACGAGACATTGGAGCGTCTGGGCCGGGCCGCAGGTGTCAAGGCCGCCATCGTGCGCTCGTCCTACGGCCTGGCGGCGGTGGATGTGGACAAGCCGTCGGACCTGGATCTGGTCCGGACGATCATCGAGCGCTGA
- a CDS encoding LptF/LptG family permease, producing MSLQRYVLSVTATRILAAAAVLMGILQVLDLLEVTTDILDRGLGMGGVLYYAALRTPRLVEQIAPISVLAGGLFAFSQMARESAIIAMRAAGISAYRIVAMAAPAAAAMMLLDFTCAQWIAPCTDPILNAWWEAHTPAADRKASGPVSFRVGDDLVTAASASADGHALAAVKVYRRDTSGQLIERVDAQSATYTAKAWSLAKVTTTRFSGQRTDTVTASQMTWPSALRPVDVQALFSDNPAPSAGSARRALLNGGTDRPPSYYETRLLGAFAGPFGALVMLLLSAPVALANFRSRQGAVLLTAGLAAGLVFLVVDGLLSALGESGAISPVLAVLGAPVVFGALAINALINLEG from the coding sequence ATGAGCCTCCAGCGCTATGTCCTGAGCGTTACCGCCACCCGGATCCTGGCGGCCGCCGCCGTCCTGATGGGCATTCTTCAGGTCCTCGACCTGCTGGAAGTGACGACCGACATCCTCGATCGCGGCCTGGGCATGGGCGGAGTGCTCTACTACGCCGCCCTTCGCACGCCGCGACTGGTCGAACAGATCGCACCGATCAGCGTCCTGGCCGGCGGCCTGTTTGCCTTTTCGCAAATGGCTCGGGAAAGCGCGATCATCGCCATGCGCGCTGCAGGCATCTCGGCCTATCGCATTGTGGCCATGGCCGCGCCGGCGGCCGCAGCCATGATGCTGCTGGACTTCACCTGCGCCCAGTGGATCGCCCCGTGTACGGATCCGATCCTCAATGCCTGGTGGGAGGCCCACACCCCCGCCGCCGATCGCAAGGCGAGCGGTCCTGTCAGCTTCCGGGTCGGCGACGACCTGGTCACGGCCGCCAGCGCCTCCGCCGACGGCCATGCCCTCGCGGCCGTGAAGGTCTATCGCCGCGACACCAGCGGACAGCTGATTGAACGGGTCGATGCGCAGTCCGCCACCTATACCGCCAAGGCCTGGAGCCTGGCGAAAGTGACGACAACCCGCTTTTCCGGCCAGAGGACCGACACGGTCACGGCCAGCCAGATGACCTGGCCGTCAGCCCTGCGCCCCGTCGATGTCCAGGCCCTGTTCTCGGACAATCCGGCCCCATCGGCGGGCTCGGCCCGGCGCGCCCTGCTCAATGGCGGCACCGACCGGCCACCCAGCTACTACGAAACCCGGCTTCTGGGGGCCTTTGCCGGGCCCTTCGGCGCCCTGGTCATGCTCCTGCTCAGCGCGCCGGTTGCCCTGGCCAATTTCCGCAGCCGCCAGGGCGCCGTCCTCCTGACCGCCGGACTGGCGGCCGGGCTGGTGTTCCTCGTCGTCGACGGCCTGCTGTCGGCCCTCGGCGAAAGCGGCGCGATCTCGCCGGTCCTGGCCGTCTTGGGCGCGCCGGTCGTGTTTGGGGCCCTGGCGATCAACGCCCTGATCAATCTGGAGGGCTGA
- a CDS encoding LptF/LptG family permease — MLKLVAWPMVGCLGVTVVALLLERILRLLDALSQSSARFGYVTELAANLVPHYLGLALPVAFFVALFIVITKLSDDSEIDALLASGQSLSRIVIPFVCVGLVLSLFSVALFGYSQPYSRYAYRSVMHEAVNAGWNGRLSGGAFIDEDNLLMTADDADPAGQSLTRVFIRRLDDKGREEVITAETATLSASPTGDKVTLLLRRGQRIGQDAAGAYRTLAFDQFATELPLAGAATLLRARGGDERELTLNELARQAASNTSVLPKETLLAELYGRLARAAFLPFLPLLAFPLGLAAKRGNRTPGLIVAGLLLLAFQHSLQLGQSLAEGGKANPILAIWGPFLLFTGFSVWMFVGSLKRPGDTPISRVVRRIGQTLDQVRRLVTPRRKAAS, encoded by the coding sequence ATGCTCAAGCTGGTGGCCTGGCCGATGGTCGGCTGCCTCGGCGTGACCGTCGTCGCCCTGTTGCTGGAGCGCATCCTGCGCCTGCTCGACGCCCTGTCGCAAAGCAGTGCCCGCTTCGGCTATGTCACCGAGCTGGCCGCCAATCTGGTACCGCACTATCTGGGTCTGGCCCTGCCGGTGGCTTTCTTCGTCGCCCTGTTCATCGTCATCACCAAACTGTCCGACGATTCCGAAATCGACGCCCTGCTGGCCAGTGGCCAGTCGCTCAGCCGGATCGTCATTCCCTTCGTTTGTGTGGGCCTGGTCCTTAGCCTCTTCAGCGTCGCCCTGTTCGGCTACAGCCAGCCCTATAGCCGCTATGCCTATCGCTCGGTGATGCACGAGGCCGTCAATGCGGGCTGGAACGGTCGGCTGTCCGGCGGGGCCTTTATCGACGAGGACAACCTGCTGATGACGGCCGACGATGCCGATCCGGCGGGCCAGAGCCTGACCCGGGTCTTTATCCGCCGGCTCGACGACAAGGGCCGCGAGGAGGTCATCACGGCCGAGACCGCAACTCTAAGCGCCAGCCCGACCGGCGACAAGGTCACCCTGCTGCTGCGTCGCGGCCAGAGGATCGGCCAGGACGCTGCCGGTGCCTATCGCACCCTGGCCTTCGACCAGTTCGCCACCGAGCTGCCCCTGGCGGGCGCGGCGACCCTGTTGCGGGCCCGGGGCGGTGACGAGCGCGAGCTGACCCTCAATGAACTGGCTCGGCAGGCCGCATCAAACACCTCGGTCCTGCCCAAGGAAACGCTGCTGGCGGAGCTCTATGGCCGCCTTGCCCGGGCCGCCTTCCTGCCCTTCCTGCCGCTACTGGCCTTTCCCTTGGGCCTTGCTGCCAAGCGCGGCAATCGCACCCCGGGACTGATCGTGGCCGGTCTCCTGCTACTGGCCTTCCAGCATTCGCTGCAGCTCGGCCAAAGCCTTGCCGAGGGCGGAAAGGCCAACCCGATCCTGGCGATCTGGGGCCCGTTCCTGCTGTTCACCGGCTTCAGCGTCTGGATGTTTGTCGGCAGTCTGAAGCGCCCCGGCGACACCCCCATCAGCCGTGTGGTGCGCCGGATAGGCCAGACCCTCGATCAGGTCCGACGCCTGGTCACGCCCCGCCGGAAGGCCGCATCATGA
- a CDS encoding HIT family protein has protein sequence MSNPTALAFGYPDNKVAETDHWLVLVRPKQPTFGSLVLVYKDRAEAFSDLSPAAFSDLKLAIDGIERLLRQVVAYEKINYLMLMMVDRDVHFHVIPRYSGERVHAGRAFVDAGWPAAPALGATVDLDAAAAADLAALLAKTWSAA, from the coding sequence ATGAGCAATCCGACCGCCCTGGCCTTCGGCTATCCCGACAACAAGGTCGCCGAAACCGACCACTGGCTGGTTCTCGTCCGTCCCAAGCAACCGACCTTCGGGTCGCTGGTCCTGGTCTACAAGGACAGGGCCGAGGCCTTTTCCGACCTGAGCCCGGCGGCCTTCAGCGACCTGAAGCTGGCGATCGACGGTATCGAGCGCCTGCTCAGACAGGTCGTGGCCTATGAGAAGATCAACTATCTGATGCTGATGATGGTCGACCGCGACGTGCACTTCCACGTCATTCCCCGTTACAGCGGCGAGCGGGTCCATGCGGGGCGTGCCTTCGTGGATGCCGGCTGGCCGGCCGCGCCGGCTCTGGGGGCTACTGTGGACCTCGACGCCGCCGCCGCTGCGGACCTCGCGGCCTTGCTCGCCAAGACCTGGTCGGCCGCGTGA